From one Lotus japonicus ecotype B-129 chromosome 3, LjGifu_v1.2 genomic stretch:
- the LOC130742650 gene encoding pentatricopeptide repeat-containing protein At3g58590, giving the protein MSFHNQVFRHGQLLLNLLEACSTVRSLNTTKCLHALSVTLGPFPTQSIFFHNNIISSYASHGEFLHARKVFDALPEKTVVSYNTLITAYGRRGNVGDAWKLLRHMRESGFVPTQYTLTGLLTCEWLSLSQGFQLLALSIKNGLFDADAFVGTAMLGLFGRHGCLDEAFLAFEDMPQKSLVTWNSMLSLLARNGFVEDSKVLFRDLVRLGISLSEGSFVALLSGLVDSEEDLKYGEQIHGLMTKSGFDCEINAVNSLIHVYVRCRAMFSAERLFEKVPIQNVVSWNMIIDALVKSERPQMAMEMFMNMSSRGLMPSQATFLAVLDSCTSLTNLVCGESIHAKVIGSGFESDVIVGTALVNFYAKCDKLVSAHNCFNQIEKKNVVSWNSLILGYSNMCSSKSILLLREMLQLGYFPNEFSFTAVLKSSSLSNLHQLHGLVLRMGYESCEYVLSSLAMAYTRNGLLNEALAFVEEFNYPLPVIPSNIIAGVYNRTGRYYETIKLLSLLEEPDVVSWNIVISACARSNNYNEVFELFKHMHFARIHPDKYTFMSALCVCTKLCRLDLGRSLHGLIMKTNLYDCDIFLSNALIDMYGKCGSIDSSVKVFEEITNRNIITLTALISALGLNGYAREAVKKFQTMELSGLKPDKLALRAVLSSCRYGGLVSEGMKIFREMGNIYGIQPELDHYYCIVDLLVKNGPIEEAEKIIASMPFPPNASIWRSFLDGGYKGREIAV; this is encoded by the coding sequence CTCCACCGTTCGGTCCCTCAACACAACCAAATGCCTTCACGCACTCTCCGTCACACTGGGTCCTTTCCCAACGCAATCCATATTTTTCCACAACAACATCATCTCCTCTTATGCCTCTCACGGCGAGTTTCTTCATGCACGCAAGGTGTTCGACGCTTTGCCTGAGAAAACAGTCGTCTCTTACAACACGCTTATAACTGCTTATGGTCGACGTGGAAATGTAGGAGATGCTTGGAAGTTGCTCCGCCACATGAGAGAGAGCGGCTTCGTGCCTACCCAGTACACACTCACAGGGTTGCTAACGTGTGAATGGTTGAGTCTCTCTCAGGGGTTTCAGTTGCTAGCTTTGAGCATTAAAAATGGACTCTTTGATGCTGATGCTTTCGTCGGTACTGCCATGTTGGGCTTGTTTGGGAGGCATGGATGTTTGGATGAAGCATTTTTGGCATTTGAAGATATGCCCCAGAAGAGTTTAGTGACATGGAATTCCATGTTGTCCTTGCTGGCGCGTAATGGTTTTGTTGAGGACTCTAAGGTTTTGTTTCGTGATCTTGTGAGATTGGGGATTTCTTTGTCAGAAGGTTCATTCGTGGCCCTTTTGTCTGGACTTGTTGATTCTGAAGAGGATTTGAAATATGGGGAACAGATACATGGTTTGATGACTAAGTCTGGGTTTGATTGTGAAATTAATGCAGTTAATTCTCTGATCCATGTCTATGTTAGGTGCAGAGCCATGTTCTCTGCAGAAAGATTGTTTGAGAAGGTTCCTATTCAAAATGTTGTGTCTTGGAATATGATCATTGATGCGTTGGTCAAAAGTGAGAGGCCACAAATGGCGATGGAGATGTTTATGAACATGTCCAGCAGAGGATTGATGCCAAGCCAGGCCACATTCCTGGCTGTTCTTGACTCATGTACTAGTTTGACAAACTTAGTATGTGGAGAATCTATCCATGCTAAGGTCATCGGGAGTGGTTTTGAATCTGATGTTATTGTGGGTACTGCATTGGTAAACTTTTATGCTAAATGTGATAAATTGGTTTCTGCCCATAACTGTTTTAATCAGATAGAAAAGAAGAATGTGGTTTCTTGGAATTCTTTGATATTGGGTTACTCAAATATGTGTTCTTCCAAGTCAATTCTATTATTACGGGAAATGCTTCAATTGGGTTACTTCCCTAATGAGTTTTCCTTTACAGCTGTTCTTAAGTCATCATCATTATCAAACCTACATCAGCTCCATGGTTTGGTTTTAAGAATGGGGTATGAGAGTTGTGAATATGTATTAAGCTCTCTTGCTATGGCTTACACTAGAAATGGTCTTTTAAATGAAGCACTTGCATTTGTTGAAGAATTTAACTACCCACTTCCTGTAATCCCATCTAACATCATTGCTGGAGTGTACAACAGAACCGGCCGGTACTATGAAACAATAAAGTTGCTTTCTTTGCTAGAAGAACCTGATGTTGTATCTTGGAACATTGTCATTTCTGCTTGTGCTCGGAGCAACAATTATAACGAGGTTTTTGAGCTTTTCAAGCATATGCATTTCGCACGCATCCATCCAGATAAATACACATTTATGAGTGCATTATGTGTGTGCACCAAACTTTGCAGGCTTGATTTAGGAAGATCTCTTCATGGACTTATTATGAAGACCAATCTTTATGATTGTGACATATTTTTGAGCAATGCACTAATTGACATGTATGGGAAATGTGGAAGCATTGATAGTTCAGTGAAAGTTTTTGAAGAAATCACAAACAGAAATATTATTACATTGACAGCTTTAATTTCTGCCCTTGGGCTGAATGGTTATGCTCGCGAGGCTGTAAAGAAGTTCCAAACCATGGAATTGTCGGGGTTGAAGCCTGATAAATTAGCTCTCAGAGCAGTACTTTCTTCTTGTAGATATGGTGGATTAGTGAGTGAAGGGATGAAAATTTTCAGGGAGATGGGTAACATTTATGGGATTCAACCTGAACTTGATCATTACTATTGCATAGTAGATCTTCTTGTTAAAAATGGACCAATTGAGGAAGCCGAAAAAATTATTGCAAGCATGCCTTTCCCACCAAATGCCAGCATTTGGCGTAGCTTTCTTGATGGCGGCTACAAGGGGCGAGAAATTGCAGTTTGA